From Schizosaccharomyces pombe strain 972h- genome assembly, chromosome: II, the proteins below share one genomic window:
- the nop2 gene encoding RNA methyltransferase Nop2, with product MGRKQKSKQGIPPTLEENHNSSHKVTENAKKRKHSKEKPQNSRKRQLAEEKKSLFENSDSENEKDLIDADEFEEAETLSDLEHDEEPQTFADEFIDDEAKECEGEEEDSVFDSDEEHEVKPMFSDDSGDEEDLELANMEAMSRKLDEEAELEEKEAEEELHTNIHPEAPTVLPPIDGFTDSQPISTLPQDLSQIQLRIQEIVRVLNDFKNLCEPGRNRSEYVDQLLNDICAYYGYSRFLAEKLFELFSVSEAVEFFEANEMPRPVTIRTNTLKTQRRELAQALINRGVNLEPIGKWSKVGLQVFESQVPIGATPEYLAGHYILQAASSFLPVMALAPQPNERILDMSSAPGGKVTYVAALQKNTGIIFANDSNKARTKALSANIHRLGVRNAIVCNYDGRKFPNEVIGGFDRVLLDAPCSGTGVIYKDQSVKTNKSERDFDTLSHLQRQLLLSAIDSVNADSKTGGFIVYSTCSITVDEDEAVIQYALKKRPNVKLVSTGLEFGREGFTRFREKRFHPSLKLTRRYYPHVHNIDGFFVAKLKKISDKIPTVNVADDMKDGTNNDVEIEKNSTEIDNITFNDEADKEIIEQNRRKWLKSKGYKVAKKKD from the coding sequence ATGGGAAGAAAACAGAAGTCTAAGCAAGGAATTCCCCCAACTTTAGAGGAAAATCATAATTCTTCTCATAAAGTGAcagaaaatgcaaaaaagagaaagcattcaaaagaaaaaccaCAAAATTCTCGGAAACGCCAATTAgcagaagaaaagaaatctttgtttgaaaattcgGATTCTgagaatgaaaaagatcTTATTGATGCAGACGAATTTGAAGAGGCTGAAACTTTATCAGACTTGGAACATGACGAGGAACCCCAAACATTTGCTGACGAGTTTATCGATGATGAGGCTAAAGAATGTGAAGGGGAGGAAGAAGATTCTGTTTTTGATTCGGATGAAGAGCATGAGGTTAAGCCTATGTTTAGCGATGATTCTGGAGATGAAGAGGATTTGGAACTTGCGAATATGGAAGCCATGTCTCGCAAACTTGATGAGGAAGCGGAATtagaggaaaaagaagccGAGGAAGAATTGCATACCAACATACATCCTGAGGCTCCTACTGTTCTTCCACCTATTGATGGTTTTACCGATAGCCAACCAATATCTACTCTTCCACAGGATTTGAGCCAAATTCAATTGCGGATACAGGAAATAGTCCGTGTTttgaatgattttaaaaatttgtgtGAACCTGGACGCAATCGTTCTGAATATGTTGATCAACTCTTAAATGATATATGTGCGTATTACGGTTATTCTCGCTTTCTTGCTGAGAAgttatttgaattattttcagTTTCTGAGGCTGTTGAGTTTTTTGAGGCAAATGAAATGCCTCGTCCTGTCACAATTCGTACCAATACTTTAAAAACCCAGCGACGAGAATTAGCCCAAGCATTAATTAATCGTGGTGTCAATTTGGAACCAATTGGTAAATGGTCCAAAGTAGGTCTCCAAGTATTCGAATCCCAGGTTCCAATCGGTGCGACACCCGAATATTTAGCTGGTCATTACATCCTGCAAGCTGCATCTTCCTTCTTGCCTGTAATGGCCCTTGCGCCTCAACCAAATGAACGTATCCTTGACATGTCCTCAGCACCTGGTGGTAAAGTCACTTATGTTGCTGCATTACAAAAGAATACTGGAATTATCTTTGCAAATGATTCTAACAAAGCTCGAACAAAGGCTCTTTCCGCTAACATTCATCGTTTAGGTGTACGTAATGCTATTGTATGTAATTACGATGGCCGCAAGTTTCCCAACGAAGTAATTGGCGGTTTTGACCGTGTTCTCCTTGACGCCCCATGTTCGGGTACTGGTGTTATATATAAAGATCAGTCTGTTAAAACTAACAAATCTGAAAGGGATTTTGATACTCTTAGCCATTTACAAAGGCAATTGCTTCTAAGCGCTATTGATTCTGTCAATGCTGACAGCAAAACCGGTGGTTTTATCGTGTATTCTACTTGCAGTATTACTGTTGACGAAGATGAAGCAGTTATTCAATATGCTTTAAAGAAGCGCCCTAATGTTAAGCTAGTGTCCACTGGACTTGAATTTGGACGTGAAGGGTTTACCCGTTTTCgtgaaaaaagatttcaTCCAAGTCTAAAGTTAACTAGACGTTATTATCCTCATGTTCACAATATAGACGGTTTTTTCGTTGCCAAACTGAAAAAGATTTCTGATAAAATCCCTACTGTAAATGTGGCTGATGATATGAAGGATGGAACAAATAATGAtgttgaaattgaaaagaattcTACTGAAATTGATAATATTACTTTCAATGATGAAGCCGATAAGGAGATTATCGAGCAGAATCGTCGCAAATGGTTGAAGTCTAAAGGTTATAAggttgcaaaaaaaaaggattag
- the ubp3 gene encoding ubiquitin hydrolase Ubp3 produces MRDLTSATDSASLESDSSRNQFIINSLLPWYSCSEHEFPHRKARKRRSPKNLDWSVSVQMPLVTSKTKESEKSPKSWSAIAKKHVQGDSPVKKSHSVPVPSDRSEKKSFNSSLGELIETYSPSLDAPRPIQPRGFINTGNICFMNSILQALMYCVPFYNLLKQINRMVPYNFERTTPLIESLTMLSRDFREYSEKFDLQGDSILPEVVYSATKGNPRFEMLQTGEQEDAEEFLNLFLDELHEEFVRERRHYLLKNDERNPKSDIKISNGIKSGLDSFDDQSSVEASGWTEVGKNKKPVIARSATVERSPISQIFGGQLRSTLRVPSARDSVLLEPFQPLQLDIQAEDIHSVIDALEHMTAPEILPEWHSSKGNVTATKQMYIESLPPVLILHLKRFFYEASGGTQKNYKPIAYPARLSIPQNVFSPSVRGSIHPEYDLNAVVYHHGTSASGGHYTVDVQQLDKSGWFRIDDTHIHRVPIHDVENSELSADPSLSKLGHGDRVAYLLFYTRRS; encoded by the exons ATGCGAGATTTGACCTCTGCAACGGACAGCGCGTCTTTGGAAAGTGATTCGTCACGAAATCAATTTATTATCAATTCACTG CTACCATGGTACTCATGCTCTGAACATGAATTTCCTCATCGAAAGGCTAGAAAAAGGCGTTCGCCTAAGAATTTAGATTGGTCGGTTTCGGTGCAAATGCCTCTGGTCACATCAAAGACGAAAGAGTCTGAAAAATCGCCTAAATCGTGGTCTGCAATTGCGAAAAAGCATGTTCAAGGAGACTCTCctgttaaaaaatcacATTCTGTTCCGGTACCGTCTGACAGGTctgagaaaaaaagtttcaattCATCCCTTGGTGAATTGATCGAAACATATTCTCCATCCCTCGATGCACCCCGTCCTATACAGCCTCGGGGTTTTATAAATACCGGAAATATATGTTTTATGAACTCTATTTTACAGGCACTAATGTATTGTGTTccattttataatttactTAAGCAAATTAACCGGATGGTTCCGTATAATTTTGAACGTACAACACCTCTTATTGAATCGTTGACAATGCTTTCTAGGGATTTTAGAGAATATTCTGAGAAATTTGATTTACAAGGAGATTCTATTTTGCCAGAAGTGGTATATTCAGCTACTAAGGGGAATCCTCGATTTGAAATGTTGCAGACCGGCGAACAGGAGGATGCTGAggagtttttgaatttgtttCTTGACGAATTACATGAAGAATTCGTGCGTGAACGTAgacattatttattaaaaaatgacgaaagaaatccaaaatctgatatcaaaatttcaaatggtATCAAGTCTGGTTTAGATAGTTTTGATGATCAATCTTCTGTAGAAGCTAGTGGCTGGACCGAAGTtggtaaaaataaaaagccAGTAATTGCTAGATCTGCTACTGTTGAAAGGTCTCCTATAAGCCAAATTTTTGGTGGTCAGCTGCGCTCTACCTTAAGGGTTCCGAGTGCAAGAGATTCTGTTTTGTTAGAACCGTTTCAACCTCTGCAACTCGACATTCAAGCAGAAGATATACATTCAGTTATCGATGCGTTGGAGCATATGACCGCCCCTGAAATTTTACCGGAATGGCATTCGTCGAAAGGAAATGTTACTGCTACCAAGCAAATGTATATAGAGTCACTTCCTCCTGTCTTGATTCTTCACCTTAAACGATTCTTTTACGAAGCATCTGGCGGTACacagaaaaattataagCCTATTGCTTATCCTGCTCGCTTGAGTATTCCACAAAACGTTTTCAGCCCTTCTGTTCGTGGTTCCATACATCCGGAATATGATTTGAATGCAGTGGTTTATCATCACGGTACTTCTGCGTCTGGTGGTCATTATACTGTCGATGTTCAGCAACTTGATAAAAGCGGCTGGTTTCGGATTGATGATACACACATTCACCGCGTACCTATTCATGATGTTGAAAACTCCGAACTTTCCGCTGATCCGAGTCTTAGTAAACTTGGTCACGGCGATCGTGTGGCATACTTACTGTTTTACACACGACGCTCCTAG
- the erd2 gene encoding HDEL receptor — translation MTFFSALGDMAHLAAIFLLLHRMKKSKTCSGLSLKSHLLFLLVYVTRYLNLFWRYKSLYYFLMRIVFIASESYICYLMLMTLRPTYDKRLDTFRTEYILGGCAVLALIYPTSYTISNILWTFSIWLESVAILPQLFMLQRSGETESLTAHYLFAMCLYRGLYIPHWIYRIAVHKKVIGVAILAGIIQTVLYGDFAVVYRRTVLQGKKFRLPA, via the exons aTGACATTTTTCAGTGCACTGG GTGATATGGCCCATTTGGCTGCTATTTTCTTGCTTTTGCACCgaatgaaaaaatcgaaaacCTGTTCAGGACTATCTCTCAAATCCCATCTTTTGTTTCTGCTTGTTTATGTTACACGTTATTTGA atCTCTTTTGGAGATACAAAAGCTTGTATTATTTCTTGATGAGGATAGTTTTTATAGCTTCCGAATCCTATATATGCTACTTGATGTTAATGACTTTGCGACCTACATATGACAAACGTCTTGATACTTTTCGAACTGAATATATCTTAGGTGGTTGTGCAGTTCTGGCTCTCATTTATCCAACCAGTTATACCATTAGTAACATCCTATGGACTTTTAGTATTTGGTTAGAAAGTGTTGCAATTCTCCCTCAATTGTTTATGTTACAACGATCTGGTGAAACAGAGAGCCTGACTGCCCATTACTTATTTGCAATGTGCTTATATAGAGGACTATATATTCCTCATTGGATTTATCGTATTGCAGTTCACAAGAAAGTCATCGGTGTTGCAATTCTTGCGGGCATTATCCAAACCGTTTTGTATGGTGATTTTGCAGTCGTATATCGCCGAACAGTTCTACAGGGAAAAAAGTTCCGATTACCTGCTTAG